From a region of the Rhodococcus sp. 4CII genome:
- a CDS encoding alpha/beta hydrolase has translation MTKTAETKIALVTPDATPDGEGRADGFGATDAVRALTGAVGQGRVVLRESLRLGLELTKIAVGSSDVASAEGDRRFTDQAWTGNPFYRRVQQTYLASVDAIDGVVEEWGRRVDHRHAQEAAFASTVLTSALAPTNYLLTNPAAVKEAFDTGGMSLVRGARNYVSDLRRNGGMPQMVDPDASTVGVDLAVTPGAVVARDEVAEVLQYTPTTETVYERPVLVVPPPIGRFYFLDLRPGRSFVEHAVSRGLRTFMLAWRNPRAEQGDWDLDTYAQRVSDAIDEVREITGSDDVNVIGFCAGGLITTTLLNHLAATGDTRVHSMSYAVTMLDFAEPAGLAAFSAPGLLKMVKGRSRRNGIISARDMGSAFTWMRPNDLVFNYLVNNYLMGRKPPAFDILAWNADGTNLPGALHVQFLDIFEDNTLATPDAMTVLGTPVDLGRITLPTFVSGAIADHLTNWKNCYGTTQLLSGDSKFVLSFSGHIASLVNPPGNPKSHYWEGGEPGPDPQAWLGAATKKTGSWWEPWADWVSERAGERIAASTRLGSDEHTVLGDAPGLYVRDLLPSPTA, from the coding sequence TTGACCAAGACTGCGGAGACGAAGATCGCACTCGTGACACCCGATGCCACCCCCGACGGGGAAGGTCGCGCCGACGGGTTCGGCGCGACGGACGCGGTGCGCGCACTGACGGGCGCCGTCGGGCAGGGCCGGGTGGTCCTGCGCGAGTCTCTCCGCCTCGGGCTCGAGCTGACGAAGATCGCGGTGGGCAGCTCGGATGTGGCGTCGGCCGAGGGCGATCGGCGATTCACCGACCAGGCGTGGACGGGCAATCCGTTCTACCGCCGCGTGCAGCAAACCTATCTCGCGTCGGTCGACGCGATCGACGGCGTCGTCGAGGAGTGGGGCCGACGGGTCGACCACCGCCACGCGCAGGAAGCGGCGTTCGCGTCGACCGTCCTCACCAGCGCGCTCGCACCGACGAACTACTTGCTCACCAACCCGGCGGCCGTGAAAGAGGCCTTCGACACCGGCGGCATGAGCCTGGTGCGCGGCGCCCGCAACTACGTGTCCGACCTGCGCCGCAACGGCGGGATGCCGCAGATGGTCGATCCCGACGCCTCCACCGTCGGTGTCGATCTCGCCGTGACGCCGGGCGCCGTCGTCGCCCGCGACGAGGTCGCCGAGGTGCTGCAGTACACCCCGACCACGGAGACGGTGTACGAGCGGCCGGTGCTCGTGGTGCCGCCGCCGATCGGCCGCTTCTACTTCCTCGACCTGCGCCCCGGACGCAGCTTCGTCGAGCACGCCGTCTCCCGCGGACTGCGGACGTTCATGCTGGCGTGGCGCAATCCTCGAGCAGAACAGGGGGATTGGGACCTCGACACCTATGCGCAACGCGTGTCGGACGCGATCGACGAGGTTCGGGAGATCACCGGCAGCGACGACGTCAACGTGATCGGGTTCTGCGCCGGCGGTCTCATCACCACCACCCTGCTCAATCACCTCGCCGCGACCGGGGACACCCGTGTGCACAGCATGTCGTACGCCGTGACGATGCTCGACTTCGCGGAACCGGCGGGACTCGCGGCGTTCTCGGCACCGGGTCTGCTGAAGATGGTCAAGGGCCGGTCCCGGCGCAACGGCATCATCTCCGCCCGCGACATGGGCAGCGCCTTCACCTGGATGCGGCCGAACGATCTGGTCTTCAACTACCTGGTCAACAACTACCTCATGGGGCGGAAGCCACCGGCCTTCGACATCCTCGCCTGGAACGCCGACGGCACCAACCTGCCCGGGGCGCTGCACGTCCAGTTCCTCGACATCTTCGAGGACAACACCCTTGCGACGCCGGACGCGATGACCGTACTGGGAACGCCCGTCGACCTCGGCCGGATCACCTTGCCCACCTTCGTGTCCGGCGCGATCGCCGACCACCTCACGAACTGGAAGAATTGCTACGGCACAACGCAGTTGCTGTCGGGTGACAGCAAGTTCGTGCTCAGCTTCTCCGGGCACATCGCCAGCCTCGTCAACCCGCCCGGCAACCCGAAGTCTCACTACTGGGAAGGCGGTGAGCCGGGACCCGATCCGCAGGCGTGGCTCGGCGCGGCGACGAAGAAGACCGGGAGTTGGTGGGAACCGTGGGCCGACTGGGTATCGGAGCGCGCCGGTGAGCGAATCGCCGCGAGTACACGCCTGGGCAGCGACGAGCACACCGTCCTGGGCGACGCACCCGGTCTCTACGTGCGCGACCTGCTTCCCTCGCCGACCGCGTAG
- a CDS encoding MaoC family dehydratase: MNASNSTTGVTTHTPARSVTMAELPTLAGTRLGSSGTFVVTQDRIDTFAEATDDRQWIHVDRDRARTGPFGTTIAHGYLTLSLAVPLLWEIFEVSDCDQVVNYGLNKVRFPAPVPVDSALSAAADLVAVEPCTGGYQATIALTFDVVGGSRPVCVAEILVRFLTG, from the coding sequence ATGAACGCATCCAATTCGACGACAGGTGTCACCACCCACACACCGGCACGCAGTGTCACGATGGCGGAACTGCCGACGTTGGCCGGTACCCGGCTGGGCTCGTCCGGGACGTTCGTGGTCACGCAGGATCGCATCGACACCTTCGCCGAGGCCACCGACGATCGCCAGTGGATTCACGTCGACCGCGATCGTGCGCGGACCGGACCGTTCGGCACCACGATCGCGCACGGATACCTCACGCTCTCGCTCGCGGTTCCTCTGCTGTGGGAGATCTTCGAGGTCTCCGACTGCGACCAGGTCGTCAACTACGGGCTGAACAAGGTGCGGTTTCCGGCACCCGTTCCGGTGGATTCGGCGCTCAGCGCGGCCGCCGACCTCGTGGCGGTCGAACCGTGCACCGGCGGATATCAGGCCACCATCGCCCTCACCTTCGACGTGGTGGGCGGCAGCCGACCGGTCTGCGTCGCGGAGATACTGGTCCGATTCCTCACCGGTTAA
- a CDS encoding helix-turn-helix domain-containing protein, which translates to MVDEEARYRTLGELIRRQRELAELPMRQFAAMVGISNPYLSQIERNLREPSERVLDAIAEHLQMSTDMLLGQLRNEPRAVSGVVTAIDRDPDLTNAQRKALTEMYEAFREVTRGKRKRGRPAAGDDSNVDD; encoded by the coding sequence GTGGTCGACGAGGAAGCACGCTATCGCACCCTGGGGGAACTGATCCGGCGACAGCGGGAGCTGGCCGAGCTCCCGATGCGGCAGTTCGCCGCGATGGTCGGCATCTCCAATCCTTATCTCTCCCAGATCGAGCGCAACCTCCGGGAGCCGAGCGAACGCGTCCTCGACGCAATCGCCGAGCATCTGCAGATGTCGACCGACATGCTGCTCGGGCAGCTCCGGAACGAACCTCGAGCCGTGTCCGGGGTCGTCACCGCGATCGATCGGGACCCCGACCTGACGAACGCACAACGCAAGGCCCTCACGGAAATGTACGAGGCGTTCCGTGAGGTCACCCGCGGCAAACGCAAGCGGGGAAGGCCGGCAGCGGGCGACGACTCGAACGTCGACGACTGA
- a CDS encoding alpha/beta hydrolase — protein MNPSPRPVEADRSCPDVRREDVWFSSRRQRLAAWLYRRTSDSPMPTACVVLAHGWSGVREQRLDAFAERFAAAGIAALVFDYRYFGASGGEPRQLLDIDRQLDDWQSAISYVRSRPDLDSGRVALWGTSLSGGLVLTAAARDRRVAAVVSQVPYVDGLTNLPRLGMAGLGRMAVAYLRDRYAQLRRRPPYMFPVVGPPGSFAAMTTPDAEAGYHGMDPPGSTWRNETPGRVALQAALYRPTTTVKKIACPVFFAITDHDVVTFTRSAQKAAARTPGAEVHLYPGGHFDPYFGALFERVVADETEFLVRHLGSPVG, from the coding sequence ATGAATCCTTCGCCGAGACCCGTCGAAGCCGATCGGTCGTGTCCCGACGTCCGCCGCGAAGACGTCTGGTTCTCCTCCCGCCGACAGCGACTCGCAGCCTGGTTGTACCGGCGGACGTCCGACTCTCCCATGCCGACAGCATGTGTGGTGCTCGCCCACGGCTGGAGCGGGGTGCGCGAACAGCGGCTGGACGCGTTCGCGGAGCGGTTCGCCGCCGCGGGAATCGCGGCGCTGGTGTTCGACTACCGCTACTTCGGCGCCAGCGGGGGAGAGCCCCGGCAACTGCTCGACATCGACCGTCAACTCGACGACTGGCAGAGCGCGATTTCCTACGTCCGGAGCCGTCCGGACCTCGACTCCGGCCGGGTCGCGCTCTGGGGAACGTCGCTGTCCGGCGGGCTGGTACTGACGGCGGCCGCGCGGGACCGGCGGGTGGCCGCGGTCGTGTCGCAGGTGCCGTACGTCGACGGTCTGACGAACCTTCCGCGACTCGGAATGGCCGGACTGGGCCGCATGGCGGTCGCGTACCTGCGAGACCGGTACGCCCAGTTGCGCCGTCGTCCGCCGTACATGTTCCCCGTGGTCGGTCCGCCGGGATCGTTCGCGGCCATGACCACGCCCGACGCGGAGGCCGGATATCACGGGATGGACCCGCCCGGGTCGACGTGGCGCAACGAGACCCCCGGACGGGTGGCGTTGCAGGCTGCGCTGTACCGGCCGACGACGACGGTGAAGAAGATCGCCTGCCCGGTCTTCTTCGCCATCACCGATCACGACGTCGTCACGTTCACCCGCAGTGCGCAGAAGGCCGCGGCCAGGACCCCCGGCGCCGAGGTGCACCTGTACCCGGGCGGTCATTTCGACCCCTACTTCGGCGCCCTGTTCGAGCGGGTGGTCGCGGACGAGACCGAATTTCTCGTCCGCCACCTCGGTTCGCCGGTGGGCTAG
- a CDS encoding SRPBCC family protein, with product MDRASIVIDVPPAAVWDVVTDVEGMGRFSPENTGARWRSGTPATVGARFVGANRHGPVRWKTHCTVVDVIPEQKFSFEADEPKARWTYHLEPSGTGTRVTETREIYATPVWWVRLVQKSKVLGSNRDQLMQNGMRQTLERMKVALEG from the coding sequence GTGGACAGGGCGAGCATCGTGATCGACGTTCCGCCCGCGGCGGTGTGGGATGTGGTCACCGACGTGGAAGGCATGGGCCGCTTCAGCCCCGAGAACACCGGGGCTCGGTGGCGGTCCGGCACCCCGGCGACGGTGGGGGCGCGGTTCGTCGGCGCCAACCGGCACGGGCCGGTGCGCTGGAAGACCCACTGCACCGTCGTGGACGTGATTCCGGAACAGAAGTTTTCGTTCGAGGCGGACGAGCCGAAGGCGCGGTGGACGTATCACCTCGAACCCTCCGGAACCGGCACCCGCGTCACGGAGACCCGGGAGATCTACGCGACCCCTGTCTGGTGGGTGCGGCTGGTGCAGAAGTCGAAGGTTCTGGGCAGCAACCGCGACCAGCTCATGCAGAATGGAATGCGGCAGACCCTCGAGCGCATGAAAGTTGCTCTCGAGGGCTGA
- a CDS encoding succinic semialdehyde dehydrogenase, whose product MPVPTAATFARLADLIAIPDAADRPTRSVVEAFTGKELATVPVGTAQDAKDAIARARVAQKEWAKRPVTERAAIFHRYRDLVLENRDALMDMAQAETGKSRAAAQEEVLDISMTARHYARVAPKLLRPRRISGMLPGLTKTVVRYQPKGVVGVISPWNYPMTLAVSDAVAALLAGNAVVLKPDSQTPYCALACVDLLYQAGLPRDLFAVVPGPGSVVGTALVENTEYLMFTGSSATGQLLAEQAGRRLIGFSAELGGKNPMIVTAGANLREVTDAAVRACYSNSGQLCISIERIYVEESIAPEFTRMFGERVRNMKLGAGYDFGIEMGSLVSEAQVKAVSSHVDDAVVKGATVVAGGKARPDLGPLFYEPTVLTGVPEDAECYRDETFGPLVSIYPVADVDEAIDRANDTEYGLNASVWAGTKAEGEAIAARIHAGTVNVDEGYAPAWGSTGAPMGGMGVSGVGRRHGDDGLLKYTEPQTIATTRILNLGGPRGLSPKVWAKIMPPFVKALQWIPGR is encoded by the coding sequence ATGCCTGTTCCGACCGCCGCCACGTTCGCGCGGCTCGCCGATCTCATAGCCATCCCGGACGCGGCGGATCGCCCGACGCGGTCCGTCGTCGAGGCGTTCACGGGCAAGGAACTGGCCACCGTCCCGGTCGGCACGGCCCAGGACGCGAAGGATGCCATCGCCCGTGCTCGGGTGGCGCAGAAGGAATGGGCCAAGCGCCCGGTCACCGAACGCGCCGCGATCTTCCACCGCTACCGCGACCTGGTGCTGGAGAACCGCGACGCGCTGATGGACATGGCCCAGGCCGAGACGGGCAAGTCCCGTGCCGCCGCGCAGGAGGAGGTCCTCGACATCTCGATGACCGCCCGCCACTACGCGCGCGTCGCCCCCAAGCTGCTGCGTCCGCGCCGCATCTCCGGCATGCTCCCCGGCCTCACCAAGACGGTGGTGCGGTACCAGCCGAAGGGCGTCGTCGGCGTCATCTCGCCGTGGAACTACCCCATGACCCTCGCGGTGTCCGACGCCGTCGCCGCGCTCCTCGCCGGCAACGCCGTCGTCCTCAAGCCAGACAGCCAGACCCCGTACTGCGCCCTGGCCTGCGTCGACCTGCTGTACCAGGCAGGTCTGCCCCGCGACCTCTTCGCCGTGGTCCCCGGACCGGGCTCGGTGGTCGGCACGGCACTCGTCGAGAACACCGAATACCTGATGTTCACCGGGTCCTCCGCGACCGGTCAGCTGCTCGCCGAGCAGGCCGGACGCCGTCTCATCGGCTTCTCCGCGGAACTCGGCGGCAAGAACCCGATGATCGTCACCGCCGGAGCGAACCTTCGCGAGGTCACCGACGCCGCCGTCCGCGCCTGCTACTCCAACTCCGGGCAGCTGTGCATCTCGATCGAGCGGATCTACGTCGAGGAATCCATCGCCCCAGAGTTCACCCGCATGTTCGGCGAACGCGTCCGCAACATGAAGCTCGGCGCCGGCTACGACTTCGGCATCGAAATGGGCAGCCTCGTCTCCGAGGCGCAGGTCAAGGCCGTCTCCAGCCACGTCGACGACGCCGTCGTCAAGGGGGCCACGGTGGTCGCCGGCGGCAAGGCGCGCCCCGACCTGGGGCCCCTGTTCTACGAGCCGACCGTCCTGACCGGTGTCCCCGAGGACGCCGAGTGCTACCGCGACGAGACGTTCGGACCGCTGGTCTCGATCTACCCCGTCGCCGACGTGGACGAGGCGATCGACCGCGCCAACGACACCGAATACGGCCTGAACGCCAGCGTGTGGGCCGGGACCAAGGCAGAAGGCGAGGCCATCGCCGCGCGGATCCACGCCGGCACGGTCAACGTCGACGAGGGGTACGCCCCGGCGTGGGGCAGCACCGGCGCGCCGATGGGCGGCATGGGAGTGTCCGGCGTCGGTCGCCGCCACGGCGACGACGGACTGCTCAAGTACACCGAACCGCAGACCATCGCCACCACCCGCATCCTCAACCTCGGCGGTCCCCGGGGACTGTCGCCGAAGGTGTGGGCCAAGATCATGCCGCCGTTCGTGAAGGCGCTGCAGTGGATCCCGGGCCGGTAG